In the genome of Nonomuraea sp. NBC_00507, the window GATCAGCTGCGGATGGCGCGGCTGGCCGAGGACGGCGGCTTCGAGGGCTTCCTGCGCGCCGACCACTACCGGTCCATGGAGCTCGAGGGCGGCCTGCCCGGTCCCACGGACGCTTGGGTGACTCTGGCCGGCCTGGCCAGGGAGACCTCCCGGATCCGGCTGGGCACGCTGGTCTCCTCGGCGACCTTCCGGCTGCCCGGTCCCCTCGCGATGATCGTCGCGCAGGTGGACCAGATGAGCGGCGGCCGGGTGGAGTTCGGCATCGGCACGGGCTGGTACGAGCGGGAGCACACCGCCTACGGCATCCCGTTCCCCCCGGTCGGTGAGCGCTTCGACCGGCTGGAGGAGCAGCTCGCCATCATCACGGGGCTGTGGGCCACGCCGCCCGGCGGCCGGTTCAGCCACCACGGCAAGAACTACCGGCTGGTCGACGCCCCTGCCTTGCCCAGGCCGACGCAGCGGCCGTGGCCGCCGATCATTATCGGCGGCCGTGGACCGAAGCGCACCCCGCGGCTCGCGGCCCGCTACGCGGACGAGTTCAATCTGCCGTTCAGGAATGTGCCGGAGACCGCAGAGGCGTTCGAGCGCGTCGTCGAGGCGCAGGAGCGGATCGGCCGGCCTCGCGACGGCCGTGCTCCGCTGGTGCTCTCCGCCGGCATCGTCGTCGCGATCGGGCGCAACGATGCGGAGGCCCGGCGCCGG includes:
- a CDS encoding LLM class F420-dependent oxidoreductase, which produces MRVCVFTEPHRGATYDDQLRMARLAEDGGFEGFLRADHYRSMELEGGLPGPTDAWVTLAGLARETSRIRLGTLVSSATFRLPGPLAMIVAQVDQMSGGRVEFGIGTGWYEREHTAYGIPFPPVGERFDRLEEQLAIITGLWATPPGGRFSHHGKNYRLVDAPALPRPTQRPWPPIIIGGRGPKRTPRLAARYADEFNLPFRNVPETAEAFERVVEAQERIGRPRDGRAPLVLSAGIVVAIGRNDAEARRRAAPLHVPSALPPEDPVIGSPAQLVDRIGEFAAIGATRVHLRLLDFADLDHLDLIAAEVLPQLDSGRDAARTYG